DNA from Alnus glutinosa chromosome 2, dhAlnGlut1.1, whole genome shotgun sequence:
GCGTCAGCAAAGCAAAATTGTGGTGAGATAAAAGCGTTGTTTAATACAAGATTGAAATGCCCtagatttctgtttgacaacaGAATTTTAGAAACAgaatatgattttgattataattttttcaaaaataaaccATATtctatttaactttttaaaaaacaaatcatatttttttcaatttttttttaaagttaaattttaaaattcgtaaacataataaaaatttaattctaattttaaaaattcaactcccaaacaaaggaataaggtactatacaaaatataacacaCTTGAATTTTTGAGGAACCCAATTGTCTTACCTCTCTAGCTAGTCTACACTCATTATTGTCTTTTCTTATATTCCTCTGCCACCATTTCACAGCCGTCAAACACTCATCCGATCACCTCCATTGTAGTCTTGTCACTGGAGTGGCCGAATCACATCTAGCGACATTTGGAGGATGATTTCGTTAGAGGTGGCCCGGCCACCTTTCAAAGGTCACTACTCACTAGAAAAGCCAgccacaaaagaaaagaaagtttaTTAATGCAATAATATTTTGATGGTCCCTTTTAAAAACAGTTATAAACACCTAAATCGGTTTAGAAAAAGGATTAATGCCGGCTAATAGCATATCCTTACCCGCCAGGTACAGGTACCCAAAAGGCCAGTGCATGTCAACCTTCGAACGATAACAATTTCTTCCACAAAAAGGCCAATTGAAGCAAATGAGGTGCCATTCAAACGCTTATCAAGCCTAATTTCAGTTGAAATATCAAGTTACAAAGttagactttttttatttttttgagtgaaGTGACAAAGCTAGACTTATGTATTGAAAGctacaaagaaaataattgataTTATTCAATCATGAAAGTCTACTTAATAGTTAATACAGAAGAATCACATAATATGTAGCTAGAGGAGCAAATGCTTAATACTTATTTTCACACATTTTCTTGCTTACATTTTGCATATACACCTATTATTCAAAGTGGTGGAGGAGAAAAGGGAAATtacactaaaataaaaatataaaggtgACAGAGCCTTCATAAGAACAATTGAGAATGAGTCAAATAAACGATTCGGTCCATCAAAGCAACCGATAATGCCAACGAAGGCGcttagaaagagaaaagttcAGTAAATAGAACAAAACCTAAAAGTTTTTACAATGCTTTTAGAAGAAAAAGGcaagcaaaaaacaaaatagccaaaaaaaaagggaaaagaatcaCGTAATAGAAAATTAcatgaaaaattttaaaggcaGCAAATAAAAACACGGAACAGTACCCTAGATGGATAGTGGTGTACGCCAATGCATGAAGACCACGCGCTGGTGATGGGTGTTGTGAGGCAGCAGACAACCACATAAGATCGGCGGAAACGACGGAAGGCAGAGGATATCATCACATGCAGCTGAGGGCTGCTCAGCCGTCGGTGCATGTTGGTTGGATAGAGATGCAGCAGATGGCGAAGAGGCCCAAAGCATGGTGGAGATGCACATGTGGCGATGGAGCTTCTTGAAGTTGATAgatctgattttgaaaaaatcaaaaccaaaaacttcaaaaaagttTGGATTCGAGCCAGGGAGGATGGGGATGCAGGACCATCTACAGTGTTGGAGAAGCTGACAAAACTTGTGATCCGAGCTTTGAATAGAGACTCCAAAAAGGTGGATAGAACCTCAAAAGAGGCGGGAATCAATCAGGAAAAGAGGAAGGGGGAAGTAGGGGGAGAGGGGAGAAACCCCCTCCTCCCCTTGCAGCCGGGTGTTAAAAAAGGGGAGAGGGATTttagaggagagagaagagtTCTATTTTCACTAACTTAAGCATAAGTAGATCTCCCGTCACCACCGACATGCCACTCGGACTCTTAGCCATTTGCAGATCTCCGACATCGAACATTTGACGTGCATGGCCATTGTATCAAGAATAATTATTGTGTACGACAAAATAAGTATTAAGATGTAAAAAATGAGTACAACCTGCGACATGGTTTGGATGAGTACCCCAATTCACGGAGAACGTAGCTGCAACATGGTTTGTTTTaccttttgtaaaaatatccgaCTTTTCTGCCAAGTTGTCCTAGGAGATTGAGGGCCATCAGGAGTATATAGAAGGTAAAAAGGTTTAGAGGGCCCAAGCCTGAGATCTAGGATCACCAAACTGCGTACGCACTAGAGCTATCCCCTTTGTACATGCCCTAAACAACAATAAATCCAATAAAGAGCATAATTCACCATATTATTGATTTGTCAATCTAAACTTTACACGAAAGGAAAGCAAGGTACGTATGATCTTTAATTGCCTTGCCATTTCAAACCTCATCAACAAGAATGAAAGGCCAATGGATTCAACATCCAAAAAGATACACAGCATTCAATATGAATTGTACTGCCCGACgggacttgccttatcaagccTGCTTACCAACTAGGGCCGGATAGCCtctacaaaagataaaacaaactAACTCTTAGGTACGCtacttttttcacattttcttaCTTATGTACAATTTGCTTATACACCTTCTCAAATTCACCTTTATTATCTTTTTAACGATCCGtataattatgtaataattaatattatcatTTTACAAACTCATGagaatttttaaacattttaaaaatattaagtgtgaaatttctcttaaaatattaatataattgcACCTATGTTCATGTACTCCACAAAAAATGTTAAAAGGCTTTAAAATTTTTAGTGTTCTTGATAATTCAATATAAATCCTAAGTTGACAAAAGTTCAATTCGAGAAACAAACATACAATGTGTTGCATGCAAATAAAATTAGAAGTTTCTACCCTTTCACTTGTGCATGGGATGGGATGTCcatataatcaaatcatcttTTTGTCCAGAACTttcaatttggtcatttctgaTCTCTGAAAATATTAGGGAGAGagaggatttttttattttattttattttattttatttcgaGACGGTTTCACTTCTCAAGCTTGGAGAACTCTCCCATTTGGGTAACAATCTcaaatttcatcttcaatcttttaatttcaaGGTATTTCGTTATGTTTCACTATTCTATTCAAAAGTATGGGTAAGGTTGttatcttctataaataagTAAATCATTGTAAGAGGACTGCAGATCTTGAAAGTACGATTTTGTTTTCCGATAAGAAATGGCACTAAAGCACACTATTCCATATTTTAAGTTTCTGAACCTCATATATTTGCAAACGTATTATCAACTAAACTAATAGTAGATAGTGTTTAACTTTGATATCAAATTGATGTATGAAGTTGGGACTGTTAATAATGGTTGTGATTGGTGAATGTTGTCTAGAGTTGAGTTATTGCATGAGATCAAGTGCTCGATGGTCAATTTTAGATTTTAATCACTGATACAGAGGATTGAATGTTCGATTATCAGAGTACTGAACGTTCGATGTTGACAGTGATGCTTGATTATGGTTTTTAATGCTTAATTAGGGTTGTAATCGCTTAATTATAGTTTCATGTTGAAGATTAAGATTTTTCAGTATAGTGTACGCCTAATATTGAAATGTGATTTACAGGGGCATGAAGTAAGATATCTGAGATGGAAGATGATTAACAGAAATAAGTAATGCTTTACATAAATAAGTTAAGCAACAAAGCCTAGCTAAAACAAAGCCCAAGAGTTCCCTTTAAATTATGGGAAATGCTAGGCTTACTCCCAACTTCTTACTCCCACTTTTTTACAACCTGACGTGGCAAAATTCACGTCAGATTttcactacttttttttttttcttttcccatcCCGGCGTTGAAAGAAGCAAAACGAAATCAGAGCAACAAAACCACTTACACCCATTCAAAACCAGAGCATCAAAGATTCAAAACCACTGTCCCTTTCTTGCAAATCACTCGGCCATGAAACTCTCTCTCAAAgcttcttctcttcctcttcctccacTGTCACCTACACTCTCCATAATGACCACTCTACCCCTCCACGCACGAATCCGACTCGAAACTCGGGGACTGTGAAGACGAAGGTGTCAGAAGTGGAGGTCCACCTGTTCCGGCGGGGCAAGGGTCCGATCGACGTGTTCAAGGCGGAACTGGGAGGTCCGAGACATCCTTGACAAATACGGGTTTAAGTTGGTCCACGCGTTCAATTCCGGGGCGGGGCGTGGCCTCGCGATCCGGTTCAATCCGAGGGAACGGATGGTCTCTGTTGACTTACAGGGACAGATTCGTGGTTTACATCGATGGGGAGCCCAAGGTGGGTACAGATTCGTGGTTTGAATTTTGGTTGTATTTCTGCGTTTTGATTTCTTCGTGTTCGTCGACAACAATGGAAATGCTACTTGCtttcaaagaaagaagaaaaaaaaaaaaaaaaaaaaatctgacgtGGTAATGCCACGTGAGGGTGTATGTATTTGGGTGTAAGGCTTGGGTGTAAGTGTAGTATTTCCCTTAAATTATAGGGCTCCAAGAGGCCCGTTCAcattccctccctccctcccatACAACTCCCGCCACCACCTATAAATCCCCAAACGGTtcaaactgaaaattttgaaaacaaccaCTCCGCCAAAATAACAccctctctctctagctctctctctctctccgtccaCGTGCCGGTGTAAAATGCCACCGTTGCGTAGAATGGAGAAGGGGCTGATATCGGTGGACCGGTGGACAGGCCAGAGCCAAGCCTACTTCTTGACTCACCTGCACTCGGACCACACTCAGGGCTTGTCGTCCACCTGGGCCAAGGGACTAATCTTCTGCTCCCGCCTCACCGCCAAACTGTTCCCCTTCAAATTCCCCAACTTCAACCTCTCTTTGCTACGCGTCCTCGACCTCGGCGCGTGGCACTCCCTCTCCCTCCTCTCTCCCTCCCCCTCCGCATCACAGTCCTTCATCACCGTCGAGGTCATGGCCATTGACGCTCACCATTGTTCTGGTAAATTTGCTCTCCAGTTGCTTGGTTTAGGTTCTAatagaatataaaaaatgaggGAATTCTTGTTCATAGTATAAATTGCGAGCTGAATTCTTATTGATTGTTGATTGATATGTGTGTGTGAGGGTTTGTTTGCGTGTGTAGATTAATGCTTGTAATTTGTACAGGTGTTAAAGGCAATTTTGTTTGGAAGATGCGATTTGGATGCtataaatttcaatttgttttgttgtagAAGAACTTGTGACATGATTAATGCGCTTTGGCACTTTTGGCAGCATTTGTGATGGGTTAGGTAGGTAGATTAGGGCTTGAATTTGCTAACGAATGcgataattattaattatgtgtataacaagatattttaataaattatccTCACAACAATTTTGCttagatgaaaataaatgttttcAAATTTCCTCTGTTTAGGGACGGAAGAGTGTTTAGCAAATCTTCTACTTAGTTATGGCTTCCTGCTTCTTTAGGTGGTAGCTTGCATTTATCAAACATTCATGATCTAATTAAGGTTGTGTGTGGATTCTTGTTGTAAAAATTGAAGGAGAAGATATTGCAGACTATTTTTCTATGTGGATGTGCTAGAATCTTTTATCTTGTGTAGTAAAAACCATAGCCACCATAGAGAATATGATTGAATCCAGGACTTGGTTCTTGTATTGAACCTAATTTGTATGTTGCGAGGCCTTAATTCATTGATGGTGCAAGTACAGAAAATACTTTTTATTGTGCATTTGTTTTCATCGATCCAACAGGTGCAGTTATGTTTTTGTTTCGTGGAGAGTTTGGCTGCTTGCTTTTCACTGGTGATTTCCGTTGGGAAACAGCTAGTAAGAGGGCAAAGATAGGAAGAACCATGCTCCTCGATGCTCTCAAGGACGATGTAGTCGACATCCTTTACTTGGATAACACATACTGCAATCCGTCATACATTTTTCCATCTCGAGAAGCTGCAGCTCAGCAGGTGGACCTCCACATTTCTCTGCAAGGTTCTCTGGTTTTGCCTAGATCGTATGATGCGGTTTTATGCACTTTATAGCTGCACGTTACTGAACAATGGCCATTACTATGTTAAACCTTCTAAATATCGTACTAAGTTAGGATAGACAACCAGTACTATTTTAGGCTTTTTTCCAGAATCCAATTATTTTCTGTCAGATATCATACTAATTTTCGCTAAAAAACTGTCATAGTACTAAGAGATGTTTGTTTCACTGCTCATTTATTTTATGGCTGGTTACAGGTTGTCGATATCATTGTCTCACATCCTGAACATGACATCATTATTGGCATCGACACTTTGGGGAAAGAAGATCTTTTGCTTCACATTTCACGTGCACTTAAAATAAAGGTCTGTTCATGCCCATATATTAGGGGAAAAATCTAGCTTTTTATATATGGATTATTATGATGGTCTCTGAAAGTGCATGATGTACTATTATGCATATGCAGCTAAAATGGTACTTCTACTTTGGAAATCACCTGTAGAAAGCCATATGATCGCTAATcaattttgttgtcttttgttttctaaacATCAAATTAAATACCATAAACTATTTGGAAAACTTATACTATGTCATTGATCATCTGACTAAAATTATTAGTGCCTCTTCTCCCCATGTAAAATTAAGTAGGTACAGAAATATTTGACACTTCATCTTATATGCTTTGTGTTCTTATTGGTAACCGGTTCATTTTGCACTCTGTTCTCTTGATTTCTTCATTAAAGATTTGGGTGTGGCCGGAACGCTTGCGAACTATGCACCTTCTTGGGTACCATGAAATATTTACTACCAAGACTTCTCTTACAAGAGTGCGAGCTGTTCCTCGTTACAGTTTCAGCATTGAAACTCTAGAGGGACTAAATACAATGCGCGCAACTATCGGTATCATGCCATCTGGTCTTCCATGGGTGACAAAATCTCTTGAAAGAGGTGACAAACCTTTTGGTTCTCTTTTAACTTCTCATTGCAACAAAAGTAAATGGAGTGGAAACGGTGGGAACCATATTGATAAGCCAAATGCAAATTTAGGTTCTGTGGGAAGGTTTCATAAGTACATCTATACTGTTCCATACTCTGATCACTCGTGCTTTACAGAGatagaggattttataaaaCTTGTCCAGCCAACCAGCATGAAAGGCATTGTCTCTTCATCATCTTGCTATGTTGATCCTATGTACTATTTTGGCTGTCTTTGTGGAGCCAACCAAGCAGTTCAAAGATCACTTCACAAACATAAGAGAAAGGAGAGAGATGAAAGAGTTCCGGCTGTCTGTCTTAGAACTCCCTTTAGCAGTGGTGGTGCTTTTGCTgagtcagagaggaaaagaggAAGGACAGTAAAGGGTAAACATTCAGGTACTCATGTGAGTAGGATAAGTGCATTGAGACGAATACAGCGTGGTGCAAAGATTATGGAAGATGGCTGTCTGAATTGATTAGTATTCATTGTCGGCAGTAAAAAGGTATGACCAATGTTGCATGTAAAATTTAGATTGGAGTATCCAACTGTAAAGTTCGAAACTGCTGTGACATTTAAGGTGTAAAGAAtgatctttttattctttttctttcaca
Protein-coding regions in this window:
- the LOC133861903 gene encoding uncharacterized protein LOC133861903 isoform X2, translated to MVSVDLQGQIRGLHRWGAQGAVMFLFRGEFGCLLFTGDFRWETASKRAKIGRTMLLDALKDDVVDILYLDNTYCNPSYIFPSREAAAQQVVDIIVSHPEHDIIIGIDTLGKEDLLLHISRALKIKIWVWPERLRTMHLLGYHEIFTTKTSLTRVRAVPRYSFSIETLEGLNTMRATIGIMPSGLPWVTKSLERGDKPFGSLLTSHCNKSKWSGNGGNHIDKPNANLGSVGRFHKYIYTVPYSDHSCFTEIEDFIKLVQPTSMKGIVSSSSCYVDPMYYFGCLCGANQAVQRSLHKHKRKERDERVPAVCLRTPFSSGGAFAESERKRGRTVKGKHSGTHVSRISALRRIQRGAKIMEDGCLN
- the LOC133861903 gene encoding uncharacterized protein LOC133861903 isoform X1; protein product: MPPLRRMEKGLISVDRWTGQSQAYFLTHLHSDHTQGLSSTWAKGLIFCSRLTAKLFPFKFPNFNLSLLRVLDLGAWHSLSLLSPSPSASQSFITVEVMAIDAHHCSGAVMFLFRGEFGCLLFTGDFRWETASKRAKIGRTMLLDALKDDVVDILYLDNTYCNPSYIFPSREAAAQQVVDIIVSHPEHDIIIGIDTLGKEDLLLHISRALKIKIWVWPERLRTMHLLGYHEIFTTKTSLTRVRAVPRYSFSIETLEGLNTMRATIGIMPSGLPWVTKSLERGDKPFGSLLTSHCNKSKWSGNGGNHIDKPNANLGSVGRFHKYIYTVPYSDHSCFTEIEDFIKLVQPTSMKGIVSSSSCYVDPMYYFGCLCGANQAVQRSLHKHKRKERDERVPAVCLRTPFSSGGAFAESERKRGRTVKGKHSGTHVSRISALRRIQRGAKIMEDGCLN